The sequence below is a genomic window from Streptomyces sp. NBC_00289.
TGCGCAAGGTGCCAGCCGACACCCAAGCGGCCGCCGTGGGACCGTCCGTGGCGGAGGTGGCCACGTCGACGACCACGATTCCTGTGCCAGGAGCAGCACTGGAGGCCTTCACAACCCGGCCGTCGATCGTCTGCGGTGCGGCATCGGACTTCTCACCAGTGTCCGTCGAACCCTGAGCCGGAACATGCACCAGCTCAACCTTCTGGCCCGGCACCAGCGCGGTGGCAGGAATCTGCTTGGGCTCCAGGCCGATCGGCACCAACTGCTCACCGGCCTTCACCAGGTTGTCCTTGGTCACCTGCGAGGGAGCGAGTAGGGAGCCGGGCTTGAGCTCCACGGCGGCCCGCTTGCCCACCACTGACCTGAGGTCGTCGACGCGTACCGCCTTGACGGCCGGGTCCAGGGCGACGGATGCCTTGCCCAGGTCGTCCTCGGTGAGGACTTGGCCCACCTGGACGTCGCGGACCACGGTCACCACATCCGTGCGGTTGCCAACCTGCAGCAAAAGGACGGCAACTCCAGCGCCACCGGCGGCGATCAGCGCCAGCGACAAGGCGATGACGCCTGGTCGTCGCCTACGAGCCGACACCCGGGGCGGGGCCACGGGCCCAGCCACTCGTCCCTGCTGAGGGACACCGTTCGGGGCTGTGTCTACTTGCGTCTTGCTCACCGTTCTGTCCTTCCGGCGGCGTTACCTGACGACCTGGACTTCGCCGACCGCCACCTGCATCTGGGACTGCTGGGTCTGGGTGAGCTGGCCGGTCTGCCCGCCTCCGCCAGCGGTGACTGTCCAGTTGATCGTCCACGTCGATGTCGCGGTGAGCCGGTACTCGCCGCCCGATGCAGTAGCCGATGTCTTGGAGTACACGTGCCCGCAGGTCGGGGACTCTGCCATACCAGCGGAAGCCCGGTAGACCGTGCCGGGGCCGTGACACGTCACGGTGGCGCCGTCGCCCATCTCCCAGACAATCTGAGAGACCTCGGCCGTGGCCGTCACAGTGACTGCGCCGGCAGATGCCGACGCGGACTGAGGCCCGTACGTCGTCGCGCTCCGGCTGACCCACATCCACATCGGCACACCCACCGTGTACTTTCCGGCCGCCCGCGGGCTGGCAATGTCCGGGCCCAGCAGCCGCATCTTCTTCACGGCCTCGCGAGCCAGCACCTCCGGGTCGACGGCCGCGCCGCCGCCTGGCGGCTGGGCGAACCATTGGGCGGTCCGGTTGGGGTTGTCCGGGCAGTAGGCGTCGTAGACGGCGCCGTCCTTCGAATCGTGTCCTTCCCATCGGGGATCGCCCGCAGGGGGCTGCGGCTTGGCCACCTGGAAGTAGCAGTTCATGCCGTTCACCCAGTCGCCGAGCCCGTCTAAATGACAAGGGACTTGGGTGTCACTGATCATGTTGCTGTCGTAGCACTTGGGCTTCTTCGTCGAGCCGCCGCCGTCTGAGGCCTGCTTGCCATCGCCGCCTTTGCCGGGCGTGGCCTGCGTGTCGTCCGCAACGACGCGGCAGCGGCCGGTCTGGTCGCACACCACCTTGCCCCCGCCTGCGTAAGCAACCGTTTGCCCCGAAGCCAAGAGGGCGAAAGTCGCCACGACGGCGCCCGCAGCAGCACGTCGAATCAGCATGGCCTCTCCTTGTTGGCCTTCTCATCAGTGACTCGCCACTGGTTAGCCTGCTTCTGGAGGTGCGCGGTGATGATGTAGCGCTTGACTTGATCGGGAGGCGAAACGCTCTTGCCGGTCCTCTTGTTGATCGGCTCCCAAGTGTTCATGTCAAAACAGACATGCAGCGTCGCGCGCTGAGCCTCGCCGCCGCCCGGGCCGAGGCTGACGTCGTCCTCGCCCGCGATGACCTTGGGCTCGCCTTTGCTGACGATGCCGTTTCGCATGTCGATGAACACGGCATCCTTCACGTCCCGCAGCGCCTTGCCCGTGGCGTACTTAGTGATGTTGCTCCCGGCGAGGGATGACTTCGCGTAAGCCTTGACCGTCTCATCGGTCATGCCCTGGTAGGCGGCAATGACGGCCTTGCGGGCTTGCGCCTCGTCGGCGGACACGGTCTCGGTGGGCTGGGCGCTGCTGGGGGTTGGCGACGAGTCGGCCTTGGTTCCACCGCTCGAGGAACAGCCGGCTGCGAGGGTGATCGCAGCAAGTGCAAGCAGAGCCGAGGCTGCCGCGCGCCGATTCCGAAAGCGAACAGCGGCCAGCCTGGGGCCATGGTGTTCGTGTGTCACGTTGACTCCCCGTACGAACGCGCTGTGTGAGGACCACAGTCCTGGACTCTGCGGTGCTGTGGTCGGGTGCACGGCATGGTCGAGCTGCGGTAATGCGTCTCCGTAGCCGCAAGATTACGCATATGCCAGTCAACTTCCCAGCGTGAAAAGTGAGTCCACTCGCACAACTCGCGACGTATCCGGTCATTTCCGTAGCTGAGTGTCGACATGTAGTCGCTAGTGTTTGCTTGTTGTGGCAGTGAATGAGGGTGAGCGCCCGGTTTTCACTGGCACCCCTACTTGCCAGCGCGGGGGAAGGAGATATCGACCCACCGGTTCCCGCGCTGCGGCTCGATCTCCTGGGCGGCGGAGGCACTATGGGATCGTGCCGAACTGCCCAGCCGCGCACTGTCCTTGGTGAAGAGCACTTCATCCTGCCGACTGGTCGGAGGGCTGCTCCTTTCAGTGAGGGATCTGGGGGTGGTCATCGCGGTGCAAGGGCCGCATCGGGGCGACACGAGGGCAGGGGAGAGGCGACGCGCTTCACTGCTGCCGGTCCGGCGGCCACACGGTGATCACGTCGCCGTCCAGGGTGACGTGCCGGCCGGGGACCGCGCACCGCGCTCGGGTCGGCGAGGTCGAAGTCGCCGCTCCCGTGGACCACGCACGCGTCCCCGACGTACGAGACGTCCTGCGTCCGGTCGGGCCACTCGCCGTCCAAGGCCGGTTCTGTAGTGCGAATCTGACTAGGAGCGTGCGACATGCGGCGTCCCCTAACATCGGTGCACAGCATGGCAGGTTCAAGGTGAAACCTCGTTGTGCAGAAGTAAACTACGTATTCGCGTAAGCAAATCTCAAGTGGTTTAGGGTGTAGTTGCAAGGCTGCGACATTCGGCCCTTGGCGGCTGATGAGGAGTCACAGCTCGGTCCAGGGGTTGGGCTTGCCGCCACCCAGCGGCACCCACACGTCACTGGTGGCCCCGTGCTCTTCGACGTCTTCGAGGACAGCCGCTCCCAGCGGTACCTCGCGGGCCATCTCGGCCACGAGCGGATGGTGGGCGACCATGGCCTTGAGGTCGCTGATCCGGTTGTCCATCGCCTCACGCCCTGCACCGGTCAGCACGAACAGAATGCGAGGGAACACCGGGTACCAGCGCAGCCATCCGGGGCCGCCCGCCTGCCGGCGTCGGCCGACGGGCTGCGGCTCGTACGTCCGCAGACGGGCGTACTCGATCAGTTTCGCGGCCAGCCGCTCGGCACCCATGGTGGCGCGGTCGACCTCGACGAACGCCCGCAGTTTCCGCCTCTGCTGGCCGTCGATGAGGGTGTAGTGCATGACCGCGTCGGCGACGACCTTCTCTCCGTCGCCGATCGCGTGGAACACCTCGGGGGTCCAGTCCAGGTGTCCGTGCTCGTCGCCGCGGCGGCGGGCATCGGCGACGAACGCCAGGTGCGTGCGCAGGACGGTCAGAGTGTGGGGGGTCTTCAGCGAGGCGGCCGTCGCCGTGGTGATCGGGTACGGCGGGCGGCCCCGCAGTGAGGGCCAGTCCCGGGTGAGGCGGGCGCCCTTCGGCGTGAGGTACCAGACCCGGGTGCGATGGGATTGGGGCAGCACGGCGAAGTCGACCAGGCGCAGGTCGAGCAGATCGTTCAGCCGCTCCGAGACCGACTGGCGGGAGCGGTCCGGGCGCAGCAGGACGTGCAGCTGGCCGGTGGAGGCCATGCGGTGCTGGGCGAGGGTGGCCAGGAGCTGATGCGCGAGGGGTTCCACGGGGCTGGGAGTGAAGCCCGCCTCCGTACGGTCCTTCGGCTGGGCAGTGGTCAGGTCCATTCGTTTTCTTCCTTCGAGAGGTGGACGGCGGCGGCGCCGGCGGGGGAGTGCGCGGCGAGGAAGGCGGCGACGCGGCCGAGCTGCTGCGCGGCGCGGTCGGTGAGCGTCTCCAGCGGGAGTGCTCCGGCGTTCGCCTGGGCGGCCCGCTCCAGGGCGGGAACGTCCTTCGGGCGGGCCTGGGCGGCGAAGACGTCGTCGAGATGGGGCCCGCGCAGCTGGATGGGTCCGATGCGCCGGCCGTGCACGTTCATGGAGATGTAGTGCTCGAAGCGGTCCATGGTGGCGACCCGGTCGGGGCTGGGGTTGTCGCCCCATTCCGCGGTGATCGGTGCCACCGCGGACTTCGACCCGGCGGTGGTGGCCAGCGTGGATGCGTTCTGCACCAGGGACAGCCGCACCGCGGCCGGGAGGCGGGCCAGCAGCTGGGTCATGCCGTGGATGTGGCACCGGTACTTGCGCAGATCCTCGAACATCGCGGCGATGGTCTCCGGAGCCGCCCCGGTCAGGGTGATCAGCTCGTCGAAGTACGGGCGGAACGGCACCCGCTTCTCCTCGGGCGTATCCCTGCGGGAGCGGGCGGCCCGCAGCAGATCGCGGGCGAGCAGCGCGGTCAGGAGGCGGTCGGTGGGCCCGTTACCGCCCGGGCACACCCACACGATCATCTTGGAGTCCATCGCCGCGCGGATGTTGTAGACGCCGGCCGGCTGGCCGAGGAACGCGCGGGTGACGGGGTTGGCGGCGAGGCGGGCGATCGGGTTGAGGACCACGGCGAACGCGTCGGGCGGCAGGGTCGGGAACACCGACTTCCACCAGGAGCGGGTCTCCTCATCCAGCCGGTCTGCCACCGTCGTGAGGGCTGCCTTGCGGAAGCCGGCGTCGGTGAGCAGGGCCCGCACATGGAAGATCGTGGCCTGGTCCTCGGGCTGGCCGGCCTGGCATGCCGCCTCGTTAAGGCCGACCAGGACCGTGAGCGCGGCGGTGAGGATGGTCAGCGCGCGCGGCGCGGTCGCGTCGTCCCAGGCCAGTGCGGAGGCGTAGGCGTCGGCGATCGCCTCGACGACCTCGTGCGCCGTCTGGCCCTGGTGCATGGCGAGCGGATTCCACGAACTGATCCGCGGGTTGGGACCGAGACCGTTGAGGTCGATCAGTGCGATCCGAGGCATCAGGGTGTCGTGCGCCAGGAACGGCAGGGCGCGCGGCCAGGAGTCGCGGTGCGGGTCGACGAACATCAGCCCGCCGCCCGCGTGCGCCCAGCCGATCGCCTGTGCCAGGGCGCGTTCGGTCTTGCCGCCGCCGGCCTTGCCCACCCCGACCTCGAACAGGGTCTCCTCGGCGTAGGTGGCGACCAGCCGCTCCCGGCCGTCCGGGCCCCGGTAGATGCCCTGCAGCAGCAACTCGCTCTCGCCGAAGGCAAAGGTCGGCAGGTCCCCGGCGAGTACCGGCAGGCGGCAATTCGTGGTGGGGGGCTTGAGCAGGCCGCACAGTTCATCCAGCCGGACCCAGTTCGCGCGGGGCGGCTGGCAGTGCCCCAGATTCCAACGGCGCTCGAAGCCGTGCCGGGTGGGCCAGTGGTCGGCGCCGAACCGCCACGGGCCCAGCCTCACCCCGCGCATGGCCCACCGGGAGCGGCCGCCGAACACGTCGAACGCGGCCTGGAGCTGGGCGAGTCGCGCCTCGGCGCGGCCCTCGGTGTTCGAGGCGCACATCACCAGCAGCTGCACCCGGACGAGGTGGTCGTCCTCGGCGAGCTTGCCCAGCGCCTCGGCCGGCTCCACCCGGCGCGGGACCGGCGGCATCACCAGCCTCCGGCTGTTGCCCGAGCCGGGGTTGTCGCTGAGGAGCTGCTGCAGCTGAAAGCCGAGGGAGTCCTCGGTGCCGCTGGCGTCCTGCCGCAGCCAGCGCGCCGCCCGCTGGGACTCCCGGCGTTCGGACCGGCGCGCGGCGCTCATCAGCTGAAGGCGGCGCGCCCGCAGGGCCCACTTCGGGGCGCGCTGGATGTCGAGCCGGATCTCCGCGAGGTCGCCGAGCTCGGCGCGCAGATCGGCCACGGCGTCGACCAGCGGCTGGAGCGGGTCGGGGTTGAGTGGCACCACTCGCAGCGGGGAAATGAGCTTGCCGCGCAGGATGAACTCGGCGCGCACGGTGTGCGTCCGCGGCTCGTCGACGATCGGCCGGGCCCGGTTGACGGTGATGTCCGGTCCGAACGGGGTGATGGACAGCAGCCGTTCACCGCCCGCCGGGCCCTCGACGCGGTAACGCAACGGCGCACTGCCATCCGCGCGCAGCCGGATCTGCACGGCCTTCGCGCGGCGGGGCGCCCACCAGGGCATGGCGGTGGAGGCGCGGGCGAGCTGGACACCGCGCCGGAAGATCTCCTCCAGACTCGGGTCGAAGTGCCGGTTGGAAACGAGCTCCAGGGCCATCCGCTCGGCCGAAGCCTTGGCCGCGAGACGGCGTACGACCCACTCGCCCACGCCCCAGAACACGGCGATGGCCAGGGCGAGCAGGTACCAGTGGGTGTAGAGCCAGTCGGCGGCGTCGACCAGGCTGGTGACCAGGCCGAGTACCTGACCGGCAGCCGTGACATCGGCCCGGTCGGTCAGGGACGGGGCTGCGGAGTCCACGTCGTTGCTCCCTTCTTCGAAGTGATGCGGGTGAAGTGCCAGTCGGTGATGCGCAGGTCGGTGAAGGTTCCGCCGCGGTCCATGCCGGCCCACACCAGGTGGACCACTGCCTTGTTGGGGCTGCCGTCGCGGCGGGCGATCGCGGCCTGGATGCGGAAGCGGGCGGTGGCGAACGCCGGGGCCACCTCCTGGCCCGCGTCGGGAAAGACCGCGGGCCACTTCGCGCGGCCGATGCCGGTGGCGTCCGCGCGCAGCAGCGCGCGCCCGGCGGTGAGCAGCTCCCGCTCGTCGGAGGCGGGAAGGTCGGCGGGCCAGGCTGCCTGAAGCGAGCGCTGGATGGCCTTGTCGCCGGCCACGCCCTCGCCGTGCGGCGGCAGAGCCGACTCGAGGACCGACGGCGTCGATACGGCGGACGTCCTGGAGGAAGCCGTGCTGACAGTCGTCTTTCCTGCGGGATGCCTACTGGCCGCAGGGGACGGATCAGTGGTCGCGCTCGCGCTCGCGGTCGGCGACGGTGCCGGGTCGGGTGGCTCCTGATGACTGTGCGGCAGGCCCAGCAGGGCGACGCCGGCGACGGCGAGCAGGGCGGTGCTCAGCAACAGCAGACGCGGTGAGCGTGGGGTGGTGGTCACAGCAGCCGCGCTCCCCCCGCGAAGCCGGACATGGCGTTGACCGAGTCCAGCCGGACGACAGTGCCCGGGCGGGCGGCGTTGATCATCTGCCCGCTGCCGACGTAGATCCCGACGTGGTAGATCGTGGAATCGCGGCCGGGGGCGTAGGCATAGAAGACGAGGTCGCCCGGCTTGAGGGCACCGGTGCCGAGGCTGGCGGGGATGCGCTGGCCGACACCGGCCTGCGCGGCCGCGGTACGCGGCAGGCTGACACCGGCCTTGGCATACGCGTAGGTGGTCAGCCCCGAGCAGTCGAAGCCCTTGATGTTCGCGCCGCTCTTGCCGCTGGGGGAGCAGCAGATGCCATACGACTTGCCGCTCGCGTTGCCGCCGCCCCAGGAGTACGGCACCCCTCGCTGGGAGAGCGCCGCCTCGTTGACGGTGCGGACCTTGCCCGAGACGTTCTTCAGGTCCGGGTCCTTGGCGGCCGCCGTGTACTGGTCGATCCAGCCCAGCACGTTGGCGACGTACTCGCCTGAGTGGTTGTGCTGCCAGATCGCGGCCTTGAGCTGGGCACGCTTGGTCAGGTCACGGCCGTTGCCGCAGAGGTAGATCGCGGCGCCGAGCGCGGCGTCGTCGGCGTTGTGCGGATCGGCGATCTTGTCGCCGTTGCCGTCCTTGCCGATCGACTCCCAGGTGGAGGGCATGAACTGGAAGGGGCCGACGGCGCGCTCACCGGTGGCGGTGCCGTCCCACTTGCCGTTGTCAGTGTCGGGGAAGACGGTGGTGTTGCCGCCGGCGCCGGAGCCGTTGAGGAGCACCCCGTAGATCTTCGGGCGGATGTCGCCGTTGTCTGCGATGTTGCGGCCCACCGCGTGGTTGGACTCGACCTTGGCGATGCCGGCGAGGATCGGCCAGCGCATGCCCTGGCACTTGGGCACGTACTTCCCGACCTGCTGGACGGCCTTCTTGTAGGCGGTCAGCATCCGCGGCGGGATGTCCGCGGCACTGCCGCCCTCGGCGATCCCGCCGTCGTCCTGCTGACCCGTCTTCAGCGCGACGTAGGCGCTGATCGCGTTCCCAACCGGCGCGGCGCAGCACACTGCGGCAAACATCAGAAGCGTCACCACACACCCCCACCGCGCCAGACGGCGCCCAGGCGGCCTCACTCGTCCTCACCGTCTTCCGGCTGCCGGGCCCGCTCCTGGCGCCGGCGCTCGGCGTCGGACGCGGTGCGCCGCATCAGCTCCTGGAACCGGCGATGCGCCTCGTCACGGGTGCTGTTGCGAGCGCCGCCTCCGCCGGGGAAGACCGGCCCGGACCGATCCGGGCCCTGGCGCGCCGGACTCCCGGGCCTGCCGAGATCGGACCGAGGCACCGGCGCAGGGCCGTTCCGGCGGGGGAGCGGTGCCGGAGGCGGAGTTGCTGCGGGCCCGCTCACAGGCGTGGTCGGCGGTGGTGGGGCAGGGGTCGGACGGCTCGAAGGACGACTGGTGGGTGCGGGCCGCGGACGGGGTGCCGGGCGGGGGGTGGCTGCCGGAGTGGCTGCGGTCGGCAGGCGGCGGCTGGTGAACGGACCGGTTCCGCCGCTGTCGTCGGTGTGGTCGCGGATGACCCGGGCGACGTGGCGCCCGGTGTCGCCCCAGGCCCGGCCGTCCTCGCGGACGGTGTTGCCCCACACACGCACCTGCTGGCGGGCGTCCTGGGAGTAGCGCGAGCCGCCCGACCGCGCGCGGCGCACATTGGCCGGAAGGCCAACGGTCGCCCCGTACGCGGCCCGGCCGCCGCGGTGCAGGATCCGGTACCCGCGGAAACGGACCAGCCGATTATGTGCCCGGGTCGACAGCAGCGTGCGGTCGCTGTTCTGGTCGTGCAGCACCTGACCGGTGTTGCGGTCGACGACCTGCCCCTGATCGTTGCGGTACCGGTCGGGCGGGCCCGAGGGCCGACGCGGCCCCGTGCCGTCTGAACCGCCGTCCCCGCCGTCCGACGGCCCGCCCGTGTTCGGATCGCCGTCGGCCGTGGGCTTGCGCCACTTGGCCAACTGCTCCTTGTCCGGCCGCCGTCCGATCAGCAGCCAGCCAGCCCCCTTGGCGCCGAGACGTGCGCCCAGCCCGCCCACGGCCGCGGCCGCGGTCAGCGGGGCCAGACCGCGCCCGGCTTCGGCCGTGGCATCGGCGAGGATCCCGCCGGTGTCCACCGGCATGCCCGCGCCGTCGAACAGGGAAGTGAGCGCGCCCATCAGCCGCTGCCGGGTGCCGAGCATCCCGAACCTGCCGCCACCCCCGCCGGTGAACGCGCGCAGCCCGGCGCTGTATCCGCCCATCCCGGCCGGGGAGTTCATGGCGAGCGCGGCGCCGAGTTCGGAGGTGTCGCCGGGCATGTGGGTGCCGCCGACCTTGGCGTAGCGCATCCGCATCGCCATGCGCCGGCCGAAGGAGGTGATGCCGGTCAGGAGTCTGCGGTGTCCGGCCGCGCCGGCGATGGCCAGGACGTCAATGAGCAGGATCCGCTCGACCATCAGGTCCGGGCCGTTGGTGATCGTGGCGTCGACGGCGATCCCGAAGAACGGAATGAACGCGCAGATCCCGACCACGGCCAAAACCGCGATCCCCCACACGGACAGCCACTTCCACACCGACTGCCGTGCGGGCCCGGGCAGCATGCCCGCCACGAAGGTGACCCCGCCGACGGCCGCCGCGGCCGCACACACACCCTGGGTGCCCAGCAGCACGATCGCGCTGGACAGCAGCATCCCGCAGATGAACAGCGCGGCGATCAGCAGCAGGAACGCGCCGCCGACCCGCCACCAGGTGGGCTTCTCGGCATAGGCCGCGCACGACTTGCCGACCGGGCCGGCCTTCTTCATGTCCGAGAGGAACGCCGCGAACGCCTGGTCCTCGTCGGTGACGATCGCGTTGGAGGCGTCGAGGAGCTCGCCCCCGGGCGTGATGGAAGGGAGATCGTCGGTGCTCGGCGGCTTGTTGTCGACGCCGCGTTCGCAGTACTTCTTGCCCGGCCCGTGGATCAGTCTGCAGGCATCCTTCGCCTTGTCCGACGGGGTCGAGCTGGGCATGTACCCGCCGGTGACCCACTTCAGATGGACGGCGTAGGCCTTGCGGTCGGAATCCTTGGCCGGGTCCAGGATGCGCCCGTACTGAAGGAGCATGTACGGCTTCACAATCAAGGCGTTCGTGATCGAATCCTGGATGGGCCGGGCCACGTCGGTCGAAGAGACTGGTCCTTCGCCCTGCTGCTCCTCGCACTTGCTCTCGGCGTTGCCGGCCATGCCTGCGCACGGGTCGTAGCTGGCGATCTTGCCGCCCCAGTCGTAGGAGTTGACGCTCTGCTGGGCGACCTCGGCAGCCACCTGCTGGGACTGCCCCAGCGGCCCGTCCGGGCCGAGCAGGGTGTCGGGGCGGATGAGCGCCGAGGCGGCGATTGCACCGATGAGCAGGGTGAGAAAGATTTCGCCCAGACCGCGGCCGACCCGGCCACGTACGATCATGAATCCCGCGAACACGAACGCCCAGGCCAGCAAGAGCCCCTTCAACCCGAGCGTGTCGACGACCACCGTGTCGTAGGTGTCGGCGACCTTCTGCGCGGGCTTGGTCAGGAGCTTGAGCAGCGGAAACCGGAAGGCCACCTCGATCGCCCACCCCGCCAGCCCGACCAGCAGCCGGATCAGGGTGAACAGCCCGGACAGGGCGAAGGCCAGGGCCTGCGTCTTGAAGGCGACGATGGAGCCGCCTTCGGCGTTCAGGTCGTACCCGTCGATCGGCACACCCTCGGACGAGTAGATGTTCAGCGGGGCGAGCAGGTCTCCGGTCTCGCTGTTGCTGCCAGCCGCGTACACGACCTGGGTGTTCACCAGGAGGAACACGCCGGTGAGCAGCACGACGAAGCCGGCGGAACGCAGGGTCGCGCGGTCTGGACGGAACACGTCAGCGCCGCCTTTGCCCAGCGGAGCCGCGCAGCCGCCACACCACGAGAGCACCCACACCTGCAGCAGCGGTCCCCAGCCTCCACGCCGCGCCGGCCACGTCCCGATGAACGCCGGCGGCGGAGCTCGCGGCGCCGCGCTCGCAGTACGCCTTGGCCGGGCCCACGATCAGGGCGCATGGATCTTGGTGTGGGGCGTCGGCGGCGAAGGCCCGCCCGGTGTGCGGCCACCACCCTTGCGGCACGCCCACCCCGAGGACGAGCACGACCGCGGCGACGACGACGGCGATCACGGTGAGGACACTCACGGCGGCGGCGACGCGCCTCGAGCGGTCCCAGGACAAAGTGGTCATCAGACGGTTTCCTTCGGACGGGTCTGTGCGGCCTCACCGGCGAGCGGCTCCGGGACCGTGGGGGAGGCAGTGCTCGTGCGGCGTCCTGGCGTGGTGGTGATGGAGGTGGTGATGCGCTCGATGCGGGGGATGGAGACCTTGATGCGGCCGGTGTTCTGCCGCGGGCAGGTCAGCAGGAACTCGCCCTCCCGGCCCTTCTGGCCGACGGGGGACAGGCCAGTGGTCACCAGCCGCAGCAGCTCGCCGTCATTCGGGTCGAGGCCGACGAACTCCAGGCCGCGACGGGCGCGTTCACGGTCGGCGGTGCGGGCGAGGGCCCGGTAGGCCATCAGGCCGCGGTCGGGGCCGAGTTCCTCGGCGTCGTGCGAGCCGGCCAACAGGCCGGCGCCGTGCTTGCGGCCGTCGTGGAGGATCTCGTGGACCAGGGCCGTGCCTTCCGCGGACGAGGTCAGCCAGTACAGCTCGTCCAGGACCACCGCGGTGAACCGCTCGGGGTCCTCGAACGCGGTCTGCCGGGCGATCGCGGCGATCAGGTAGAGGACCGCCCGGCCGATCAGCGCCTCCAGCGGCTGCTGGTGCAGGATCTCGGGGTTGGCGAACGCGGCCTTCGGGGGCAGCTTCAGACCCGTGGTGGTGATCACGATCATGTCGGAGGCGCTGGAGGCGTCCAGCCGCACCGGCGGCAGCTTCGGGTCGAAGACCATCGCCGCTAGGGAGTTGGTGGCGACGACCCGGATGAGGCCGGCGAGGGTCGCGGCCGCGTCCTGCCGCTTGCCCGCCTCGCGCGTCGCCATCTCCTCGAGGACCTCAAGGACGCGGTGCATGGACGGCTCGGGACCGGCGGCGGCCTGTTCGACGGCGTGGTGGAGGACCTCGCCGCTGGTGCTCATCGGGCCGATGCCGAGCTGCAGGGTGAGGTAGGACAGGGCGTAGTGACGGCCCTCGGGCCCGTCGAACATGCGCAGCGGGTCGATGGACACCTCGGCCTGCGCGGCGTCGATGATCTGGACGCGGCCCTTGGCCGCGGTGCGGGCGAAGGTCGCCCACTCGCGGACCGGGGTGCGGTCGATGCAGATCGCGCAGCCGCCGCGCGCCCACACCGCTTCCGCGATCAGCTTCTGCAGGACGCTCTTGCCCGCGCCGAGGTCACCGACGATGCCCATGGAGGCGGACGCGTCGACCTTGGGCGCATCCGCCACGTTGATCATGACGGGGCGAGTGGTGCCGCAGTCCAGGTCGATGCCGAGGAACATGCCGTTGGGGTCGCCGACCTCGGCAGCGGTGAAGGCCCCGGAAAGCGCCCAGTCCTCGGAGACCTGGTGCTGGGTGAACTCCCTAACGACACCCGGCCGTACCGTGCCGGGCAGCCCCAGGGTGAACAGGGCCTCCTGCAGGCCGGCCGGCCGGACGGCCCGGTAGTCGGCGCCACCGAGCAGCGCGGCCAGGGCGCGGGCCCGGGCGTCGCAGACGGCGGCGGTCGGCCCCCACACCGTCAGCACGGTGACGGACTGCACCTCGACCTCCACGCTGGTGCGGGAGAGACGGGCATCCAGCTCACCCAGGTCGCGGGCGGCCTCGGTCAAGGACGCGGGCATCCCGGTCGGGCGGGCGTCGTACTGGTCGGCCTGGTCGATGAGTTCGTTCTTCTTGCGCCGCACCTGGTCGCGGGCCTTCTCCGCAGGCACGAGCGTGAGGTCGACGGTGTAGTCGACGGGAAAGTCGAGCATCTCCAGTTGGGCGAACAGGTCGGCGGAATCCTGGCTGACCGCGGGCGGGCACTCGGCCAGCGCCAACTGCGCCTGGTAGCCCACCCCGGAGTCGGACTCGATCTGCAGCCAGCGCCGTCCCAGCGGCGAGCCGGTGTTCACCCGCCACCAGGCCTTCCGCCCGGATCGTGTGATCTGCCTAGCGCTCTTGAGCTCGTCGACGTCGTCGAGTTCGAGGTCGATGCCGCCTTCCTGCAGGCGCACCTGGCCGAGGTCGGCGTAGCTGGGGGAGCGCAGCACCCCGTCTCGGAGCTGCCCGCCGTACAACTCGCTGGTCTCGGCCTCCGCCAGCAGCGGCTCGGCAAGGCCGCGGTGCAGGGCGTGCTGGATCATCCACACGATCTCCGCCGGGCGGGCCGGGCGGAAAGCGATGCCGCCGGCGAGCGCAGCCTCCACCCGCGAGGCCTGCTCGCGA
It includes:
- a CDS encoding ATP-binding protein, encoding MRVPIRHIAGHLVWSTQGSVWAIYRLHPGPDAQGRREETVQGTYVPAPVRDEQLAKITHLVRSLSGAPRLYGMCAQVDPGEIALRMIEGIEPAEQAPGAGRHPWVENVEAALDLLDDQEMHRRTLWLAVPLQTETGGLQVSASLGAAWAEVAPMLGMRPAPVARREVSAYREQASRVEAALAGGIAFRPARPAEIVWMIQHALHRGLAEPLLAEAETSELYGGQLRDGVLRSPSYADLGQVRLQEGGIDLELDDVDELKSARQITRSGRKAWWRVNTGSPLGRRWLQIESDSGVGYQAQLALAECPPAVSQDSADLFAQLEMLDFPVDYTVDLTLVPAEKARDQVRRKKNELIDQADQYDARPTGMPASLTEAARDLGELDARLSRTSVEVEVQSVTVLTVWGPTAAVCDARARALAALLGGADYRAVRPAGLQEALFTLGLPGTVRPGVVREFTQHQVSEDWALSGAFTAAEVGDPNGMFLGIDLDCGTTRPVMINVADAPKVDASASMGIVGDLGAGKSVLQKLIAEAVWARGGCAICIDRTPVREWATFARTAAKGRVQIIDAAQAEVSIDPLRMFDGPEGRHYALSYLTLQLGIGPMSTSGEVLHHAVEQAAAGPEPSMHRVLEVLEEMATREAGKRQDAAATLAGLIRVVATNSLAAMVFDPKLPPVRLDASSASDMIVITTTGLKLPPKAAFANPEILHQQPLEALIGRAVLYLIAAIARQTAFEDPERFTAVVLDELYWLTSSAEGTALVHEILHDGRKHGAGLLAGSHDAEELGPDRGLMAYRALARTADRERARRGLEFVGLDPNDGELLRLVTTGLSPVGQKGREGEFLLTCPRQNTGRIKVSIPRIERITTSITTTPGRRTSTASPTVPEPLAGEAAQTRPKETV